A genome region from Osmerus mordax isolate fOsmMor3 chromosome 27, fOsmMor3.pri, whole genome shotgun sequence includes the following:
- the sgip1a gene encoding LOW QUALITY PROTEIN: SH3-containing GRB2-like protein 3-interacting protein 1 (The sequence of the model RefSeq protein was modified relative to this genomic sequence to represent the inferred CDS: inserted 2 bases in 2 codons; deleted 3 bases in 3 codons), which translates to MQDGRPYMQDGVGVGKHLEHAGHKNTPEPEDATALFXPPLETAFGEQKTEVLMSETDMWGAPLSGASPDSVTRPFPTGTPPPLPPKNVPTSPPPSGPPLHRRQHVAGEASGRKPSIADLDSIFGPAEPPGPGDDPGEKWVCFSDESPNRPPPPPSDPTPSPPSSPAPPDDPAPPLPTPPLPQEHPAPPLPASQPPWWTRPRGAALPSSDRGHPPRPSLPHPPPPTAPPPTEDPAPLPSAPEATASPPSSPAPHPSPPPAAPPALKPASDSPSSAPAQPALPPPXVLPQEEPNTPEDVPVKEDLSETTASPKDASGQATRGTPPPPPPPTYRAVVSSPGPVAGAGPGAGPGVGAGPVVGGTTSGSSSPARPSTPSSAPASGPTPPPPPPRPASRPKLPPGKPSVGDVSRPFSPPVHSASPPPVAPLARAESTSSVSSTNSLSAATTPTVGKELLVSVSENDQPSLVWFDRGKFYLTFEGCSRGPSPLTMGAQDTLPVAAAFTETVNAFFKGADPNKCVVKVTGEMVLSFPAGITRHFSNNPTPAVLTFSITNYSRLEHVLPNPQLLCCDATAQPKAGSDSKDFWVNMPNLMSHLKKVADQKPQATYYNVDMLKYQVSSQGLQSTPLNLAVSWRCEAASTDLRVDYKYNGDAMTTPTALNNVQFLIPVDGGVSKLQAVLPPAAWNAEQHRILWKIPDISQKSENGGVGSLLARFQLSEGPSKPSPLAVQFTSEGCTLSGCDIELAGPGYRFSLIKKRFAAGKYLADN; encoded by the exons ATGCAGGACGGCAGGCCCTACATGCAGGACGGTGTTGGagtagggaaacatctagaacatgcaggaca CAAGAACACCCCTGAACCAGAAGATGCAACAGCCTTAT GGCCTCCATTAGAGACAGCCTTTGGGGAACAGAAAACTGAAG TGCTCATGTCTGAGACTGACATGTGGGGCGCTCCTCTCTCTGGAGCCAGCCCTGACTCTGTCACAAGACCCTTCCCCACAGGAA CTCCGCCTCCGCTTCCGCCCAAGAATGTCccgacctccccccctccatctggcccccccctccacagacgcCAGC aCGTGGCAGGTGAGGCGTCAGGAAGGAAGCCCTCCATCGCGGACCTGGACTCCATCTTCGGCCCCGCGGAGCCCCCGGGTCCTGGGGACGACCCCGGGGAGAAGTGGGTGTGCTTC AGCGACGAGTCCCCCAACAGACCGCCGCCTCCGCCCAGCGACCCCACCCCGAGCCCCCCCTCGTCCCCCGCA CCTCCAGAtgaccctgcccctcccctcccgacTCCCCCGCTGCCCCAGGagcaccccgccccccctctcccagcctcccagcccccctggtGGACACGCCCCCGCGGCgccgccctcccctcctccgacAGAGGTCACCCCCCTcgcccatccctcccccacccgCCGCCCCCCACGGCGCCGCCCCCCACCGAGGACCCAGCGCCCCTCCCTTCAGCACCAGAGGCCactgcctctccccccagcaGCCCAGCGCCTcaccccagcccaccccccgccgcccccccggCTCTTAAACCAGCCTCGGACTCTCCCTCCAGCGCCCCTGCCCAAcccgccctccccccgc TGGTCCTCCCCCAGGAGGAACCCAACACCCCCGAAGACGTCCCTGTGAAGGAGGACCTCAGTGAAACCACCGCCTCGCCCAAAGACGCCTCCGGCCAGGCGACCCGGGGcactcctcccccgcctccgcCCCCTACGTACCGGGCTGTGGTGTCCTCGCCAGGGCCCGTGGCTGGGGCTGGCCCTGGGGCTGGccctggggttggggctggccCCGTGGTTGGGGGCACGACCAGCG gctcctcctcccccgcccggCCATCCACCCCTTCGTCGGCCCCCGCCAGcggccccaccccaccccct cccccgccccgcccggcCTCCAGACCCAAGCTGCCTCCGGGGAAGCCCAGTGTGGGGGATGTG agTCGTCCCTT CAGCCCCCCGGTCCACTCGGCCAGCCCCCCTCCCGTGGCCCCCCTGGCAAGGGCAGAGAGcacctcctccgtctcctccaccAACTCCCTGAGCGCCGCCACCACGCCCACCGTCGGTAAAGAGCTCTTGGTgtctgtgtcag aGAATGACCAGCCCTCCCTCGTATGGTTTGACAGAGGGAAgttttatttaacctttgaAG GCTGTTCCAGgggccccagccccctcaccaTGGGGGCCCAGGACACCCTCCCTGTGGCGGCTGCCTTCACAGAGACGGTCAACGCCTTCTTCAAAGGAGCAGACCCCAACAa GTGTGTGGTGAAGGTCACAGGAGAGATGGTGCTGTCGTTTCCGGCGGGGATCACACGGCACTTCTCCAATAACCCCACCCCTGCTGTGCTCACCTTCAGCATAACCAACTACAGCCGCCTGGAGCATGTACTACCTAACCCCCAGCTGCTGTGCTG TGACGCCACCGCACAGCCCAAGGCTGGCTCCGACTCCAAGGACTTCTGGGTGAACATGCCAAACCTGATGAGCCACCTGAAGAAGGTGGCCGACCAGAAGCCCCAGGCCACTTACTACAACGTGGACATGCTCAAGTACCAG gtctcgTCGCAGGGCCTCCAGTCGACCCCCCTGAACCTGGCGGTGAGCTGGAGGTGTGAGGCCGCCAGCACGGACCTGAGGGTCGACTACAAATACAACGGCGACGCCATGACGACGCCCACGGCCCTGAATAACGTCCAGTTCCTGATCCCGGTGGACGGAGGCGTGTCCAAGCTACAGGCGGTGCTCCCCCCCGCCGCCTG GAATGCTGAACAGCATAGGATCCTGTGGAAGATTCCGGATATTTCCCAGAAATCCGAAAATGGAG GCGTGGGCTCCTTGTTGGCCCGTTTCCAGCTGTCAGAGGGTCCTAGCAAGCCCTCTCCCCTGGCCGTGCAGTTCACCAGCGAGGGCTGCACCCTCTCAGGCTGCGACATCGAGCTGGCCGGCCCAGGGTACCGCTTCTCTCTCATCAAGAAGAGGTTCGCTGCAG GAAAATACTTGGCAGACAACTAA